Proteins from a genomic interval of Paenibacillus sp. FSL R5-0623:
- a CDS encoding glucose 1-dehydrogenase, whose translation MNVPTFHLDGQTALVTGAGRGIGKAIAIGLAQSGSDVVLVSRTMKEIEETAAYIYEQTGRKALALTADVTSREQMEETFQEAISEMGSLDILVNNAGMNIRTPALEVTDEQWETIMQTNLKSAFFASQLAGQHMKERGTGKIINISSVGGHTALRTGVVYGATKAALIHMTKVLALEWGKYGIRVNSVGPWYFRTPLTEKLLDDPQYLQEIVSRTPLQRVGELEEVVGPVVFLASDAAGYITGQTLLVDGGMSIYGF comes from the coding sequence ATGAACGTACCTACATTCCATCTTGATGGACAGACAGCACTGGTGACAGGTGCAGGGAGAGGGATCGGAAAAGCAATTGCGATTGGACTTGCCCAATCAGGCAGTGACGTTGTACTTGTATCCCGAACGATGAAAGAAATTGAGGAGACAGCCGCCTACATCTATGAACAGACAGGGCGTAAAGCGCTCGCTCTGACTGCGGATGTGACATCAAGAGAACAAATGGAAGAGACGTTTCAAGAGGCGATCTCGGAGATGGGCAGCCTGGATATTCTGGTGAATAACGCAGGTATGAACATACGGACGCCAGCACTTGAAGTAACGGACGAGCAGTGGGAGACCATCATGCAGACAAACTTAAAATCGGCTTTCTTCGCTTCGCAATTGGCAGGTCAGCATATGAAAGAACGTGGGACTGGGAAGATCATTAACATCTCTTCGGTAGGTGGGCATACGGCTTTACGGACAGGGGTAGTATATGGCGCGACCAAAGCTGCGTTAATTCATATGACCAAAGTGCTCGCACTGGAATGGGGCAAGTATGGAATCCGTGTCAATTCAGTAGGGCCATGGTATTTCCGAACACCTTTGACTGAAAAGCTGCTGGATGATCCCCAGTATTTGCAGGAAATTGTAAGCCGCACACCGCTACAGCGAGTGGGAGAACTGGAAGAAGTGGTAGGGCCGGTTGTGTTCCTGGCATCAGATGCAGCTGGATACATTACGGGTCAGACGTTGTTGGTTGACGGTGGTATGTCCATTTATGGCTTCTAA
- a CDS encoding GNAT family N-acetyltransferase, with protein MNMKIELVPRERSQVIRHLMQFYLYDFTKYLNIDVDSNGIFPEYPGLEAFWTEEDRKFPFLITSDGVPAGFALVEKLEPGSKDNDYYLTEFFVMQKYRRSGVGTRAAYELFKRFPGRWKVTQVRNNVIAQAFWRKIIGEYTGGRFREKFHPELGNPSQYFVT; from the coding sequence ATGAATATGAAAATAGAACTGGTTCCCCGGGAACGCAGTCAGGTGATTCGGCATTTAATGCAATTTTATCTATATGATTTTACCAAATATCTGAATATTGACGTTGACAGTAACGGCATTTTTCCGGAGTATCCCGGTCTGGAGGCATTCTGGACAGAGGAGGACCGCAAGTTTCCTTTTTTGATTACAAGTGATGGGGTACCTGCAGGGTTTGCTCTGGTGGAGAAATTGGAGCCTGGAAGCAAGGATAATGACTACTATTTGACTGAGTTTTTTGTGATGCAAAAATATCGGCGCAGTGGAGTGGGCACTCGGGCAGCATATGAATTGTTTAAACGTTTTCCTGGCAGATGGAAAGTAACCCAGGTTCGGAACAATGTCATTGCCCAGGCGTTCTGGCGAAAAATTATAGGGGAATATACGGGAGGACGCTTTCGGGAGAAGTTCCATCCGGAGCTGGGCAATCCAAGCCAGTATTTTGTAACCTGA
- the xerS gene encoding tyrosine recombinase XerS has translation MEVSNLTNVQKEIDRRKLDDKLPSMPWFVQQFMDYKLPDLSPSTLLEYLRDYEAFFGWLRAEGLSEASSNKEVTLTELEVLRMDSVTAYRLFLTTKREGTNSRVTVSRKLSSLRSLFHYLSQIAEDEDFYPLLKRNIMAKIEIKRTHKPKDTAAKLKGKILEEEELLEFIGYILEGYAVDMEKNKQALYSHELNKERDACIASLILNSGLRVSEVVNLNVDDLDLNNKLLYVYRKGNNDETYKTPVYFREQAKDELATYMNLRQSRYRTPKREKGLFIAMRNGDSEGSRMTKRAIQAMIMKYAKRFGKPYLTVHKLRHSFATDYYLQNDIYKTKEQLGHASTETTEIYAHLTDKTMSEAIERRTDDGM, from the coding sequence ATGGAGGTGTCGAACTTGACCAACGTGCAAAAAGAGATTGATCGACGCAAGCTGGATGACAAACTACCTTCCATGCCTTGGTTCGTTCAGCAATTCATGGACTATAAACTGCCTGACCTGTCCCCCTCTACCCTGCTCGAATATCTGAGAGATTACGAAGCTTTCTTCGGATGGTTGCGAGCAGAAGGGCTCTCCGAGGCAAGCTCTAATAAAGAAGTTACGTTGACTGAACTGGAAGTACTTCGCATGGATTCGGTTACCGCCTATCGGTTATTTCTCACAACCAAACGGGAAGGAACCAATTCGAGAGTTACCGTCTCTCGCAAACTCTCTTCCCTTCGCTCCCTTTTTCATTATCTGAGCCAGATTGCGGAAGATGAAGACTTTTATCCGTTGCTGAAGCGAAACATTATGGCCAAAATCGAGATCAAACGTACCCATAAACCCAAGGACACCGCTGCCAAACTCAAAGGTAAAATCCTGGAGGAAGAGGAACTGCTGGAATTTATCGGTTATATCCTTGAAGGTTACGCTGTTGATATGGAGAAGAACAAGCAGGCACTCTATTCCCATGAGCTCAACAAAGAACGGGACGCCTGCATTGCCAGCCTGATTCTCAATTCAGGTTTACGGGTGTCGGAAGTTGTGAACCTGAACGTCGATGACCTCGATCTGAACAACAAACTCCTGTATGTTTATCGCAAAGGTAATAATGATGAGACGTACAAAACACCCGTTTATTTCAGGGAACAGGCCAAGGACGAACTGGCGACTTATATGAACCTGCGGCAATCACGTTACCGTACGCCCAAGCGGGAAAAAGGTCTGTTCATTGCCATGCGAAACGGAGATTCAGAAGGAAGTCGAATGACCAAAAGAGCGATCCAGGCCATGATTATGAAATACGCCAAGCGCTTTGGCAAACCATACTTGACCGTGCACAAATTACGCCATTCATTCGCAACGGACTATTATCTGCAAAATGATATTTACAAAACGAAAGAGCAGCTTGGACACGCTTCTACGGAAACGACCGAGATCTATGCTCACCTTACCGACAAAACGATGTCTGAAGCCATCGAACGCCGTACTGACGACGGGATGTAA
- the mobB gene encoding molybdopterin-guanine dinucleotide biosynthesis protein B, which translates to MSDTKPHIIQIVGYKNTGKTTLTAALIGHFSSMGLKVAAIKHDGHDHFEMDQEGTDSYRFGEAGASAVVVMSEKRTAITERQSTKLEDMLSHLSGYDWIVVEGFKDASYPKVVMVREEKDLILVDQLEGVVGMISWLPSEQFIERSTVSRDITWYSVHETEDIAKALLAMVESEYRQNGEVES; encoded by the coding sequence ATGAGTGATACAAAACCACATATCATACAGATTGTTGGATACAAAAACACGGGCAAGACAACCCTGACAGCCGCGCTGATCGGGCACTTTTCTTCTATGGGACTTAAGGTAGCGGCGATTAAGCATGATGGACATGACCATTTCGAGATGGATCAAGAAGGAACGGATTCGTATCGATTTGGAGAGGCTGGGGCCTCGGCGGTGGTTGTTATGTCAGAGAAACGTACTGCGATTACGGAGCGACAGTCAACCAAGCTGGAGGATATGTTAAGTCATCTGTCCGGTTATGATTGGATTGTTGTTGAAGGATTCAAGGATGCTTCTTATCCCAAAGTCGTGATGGTTCGAGAAGAGAAAGATTTGATTTTGGTTGATCAGCTTGAAGGGGTAGTGGGTATGATCTCATGGCTACCTTCAGAGCAGTTTATAGAGCGGAGCACCGTAAGCAGAGATATAACATGGTACTCGGTTCATGAAACGGAGGATATAGCCAAAGCGTTGTTAGCGATGGTTGAGAGCGAGTATAGGCAGAATGGTGAAGTCGAATCGTAG
- the glp gene encoding gephyrin-like molybdotransferase Glp gives MNSHSHDMTTAKFNRTAVQVPDAQAKIAARVTVGSIEKVHLESAHGRTLAETIQAPHPYPFFRRSGMDGFAIISTDTIDASSDHQVWFRVIDEIPCGYTSNHTIVSGTTARIMTGAQVPEGADAVVMMEMTESKVEDGEQWIALKRQILSGANITPIGLEVQAGQQLLEAGTIIRAGEQSVLATFGIAEVPVFQRPKVAIFATGTELLDVDEPLQPGRIRNSNSYMLRSLVVEAGGEPVMYGSIADDVNTARTKLEEAILDNDIVVTTGGVSVGDYDIMGELVLEEHVEMLFNKVTMRPGSVTTAAVYKDKLLFALSGNPGACFVGFGLFVRPTIRSMQADAHPYLEEWTAILEDGYTKVNNFTRFVRGRTEIRNGMVYAIPAAARVDESSVMITIKDSDCLIVIPPEKKGIPAGEQVRIIKLPSGHVR, from the coding sequence ATGAACTCACATTCACATGATATGACAACTGCCAAATTCAATCGTACAGCTGTACAGGTACCGGATGCCCAAGCCAAAATAGCTGCAAGAGTTACTGTAGGCTCCATAGAGAAAGTTCACCTTGAATCTGCTCATGGCCGCACACTTGCAGAGACAATTCAGGCTCCTCATCCGTATCCATTCTTCCGGAGATCGGGTATGGATGGATTCGCGATTATAAGTACAGATACCATAGATGCATCGAGTGATCATCAAGTTTGGTTTCGAGTAATTGATGAAATTCCTTGCGGCTACACCTCGAATCACACCATTGTTTCAGGTACAACTGCTCGCATCATGACGGGTGCACAGGTCCCGGAAGGTGCGGATGCGGTAGTCATGATGGAGATGACCGAGAGCAAGGTAGAGGACGGAGAACAGTGGATTGCATTGAAACGGCAAATATTGTCAGGTGCTAACATCACCCCAATCGGACTGGAAGTCCAAGCGGGACAGCAACTGCTCGAAGCAGGAACGATCATCAGGGCAGGGGAGCAGTCCGTGTTAGCTACTTTTGGCATAGCAGAAGTTCCCGTATTTCAACGTCCAAAGGTGGCGATATTCGCAACGGGCACGGAATTGCTTGATGTAGATGAACCATTACAACCAGGTCGGATTCGGAATAGCAACAGTTACATGCTGCGCTCTCTGGTTGTTGAGGCAGGTGGAGAGCCTGTGATGTATGGTTCTATTGCAGACGATGTGAACACGGCAAGGACCAAACTGGAAGAAGCCATTCTAGATAATGATATCGTGGTGACCACAGGCGGTGTATCCGTCGGGGATTATGATATTATGGGCGAACTTGTGCTGGAAGAACATGTGGAGATGTTGTTTAACAAAGTGACGATGCGACCAGGCAGTGTGACCACAGCTGCTGTATATAAAGATAAATTGCTTTTTGCACTTTCGGGTAATCCGGGGGCTTGTTTTGTGGGTTTTGGTCTCTTTGTTCGTCCAACTATTCGGTCCATGCAGGCAGATGCTCATCCTTATCTGGAAGAATGGACTGCCATCTTGGAAGATGGGTACACCAAAGTAAACAATTTCACACGATTTGTACGTGGGCGTACTGAGATTCGCAATGGGATGGTATACGCGATACCAGCCGCAGCCCGTGTAGATGAATCCAGTGTGATGATTACCATTAAGGATAGTGATTGTCTGATAGTTATCCCACCTGAGAAAAAAGGTATTCCTGCGGGTGAGCAGGTACGTATTATCAAACTGCCCTCAGGTCATGTGAGGTAG
- a CDS encoding HNH endonuclease, translating to MSNRCELCGREPVNTTVHHLTPKEMGGTLLPTANLCIPCHKQIHSLYTNRDIVTLGLTNLQSLRQDERMIPFIRWIRKQPASTIPRVRKSNHVRQS from the coding sequence ATGAGTAATCGATGTGAATTATGCGGAAGAGAACCTGTGAACACAACCGTTCATCATCTGACACCCAAAGAAATGGGCGGAACATTACTGCCAACAGCCAACCTGTGCATCCCCTGTCACAAACAGATTCATTCGCTTTACACCAATCGCGACATTGTAACCCTTGGTCTCACGAACCTGCAATCCTTGAGACAGGATGAACGAATGATTCCATTTATCCGCTGGATTCGTAAACAGCCTGCTTCAACGATTCCCCGTGTACGCAAATCCAATCATGTTCGCCAATCGTAA
- a CDS encoding DUF4247 domain-containing protein, whose amino-acid sequence MKKRLAHGLKLMLVLSLVMSLLSACGAPSVQDTYPLESVNGSGNSTSYVYRASDRTVPEVAQELSDQRQPDQISAENTERMFLVYQDEYYHLQQDPNKPEDTLVEVDSKEYVRQNYDSSFLQGYLTATLIGNLFDSFGGRGYGNYRGYTNKDTYKPSAGSYRAPTSNDKKLAPPITVDRKGTITRRGSDKDSSVGSGGGLFNRNRDQSKGTIDRNKSSGGLFDSPKKSYKKPKTRVGGGRIKRRR is encoded by the coding sequence ATGAAAAAACGCTTGGCACATGGATTAAAATTAATGCTGGTCCTCAGCCTTGTGATGTCTCTGTTGTCCGCGTGCGGAGCACCTTCTGTTCAGGACACATACCCGCTTGAATCGGTTAACGGCAGTGGTAACTCAACGTCCTATGTGTACCGGGCTTCTGACCGTACCGTTCCGGAAGTGGCCCAGGAATTGTCTGACCAAAGGCAACCGGATCAGATCTCGGCAGAGAACACAGAGCGTATGTTCCTCGTGTATCAGGACGAGTATTATCACCTGCAACAAGACCCGAACAAGCCGGAGGATACCTTGGTTGAGGTGGACTCCAAGGAATATGTTCGGCAGAACTACGATTCATCTTTTTTACAAGGTTATCTGACCGCTACGTTAATCGGTAATCTGTTCGATTCTTTTGGCGGGCGAGGTTATGGCAACTATCGAGGATATACCAATAAAGATACGTATAAACCGAGTGCAGGATCTTATCGTGCACCAACAAGTAATGACAAGAAGCTTGCTCCACCTATTACTGTTGATCGGAAAGGTACGATTACAAGGCGCGGAAGCGATAAAGATTCAAGCGTGGGATCTGGCGGAGGATTATTCAACCGCAACAGGGATCAGAGCAAGGGGACCATTGATCGTAACAAGAGCAGTGGTGGGTTGTTTGATTCACCTAAAAAATCCTACAAAAAACCAAAAACCAGAGTGGGCGGCGGCCGAATTAAGAGGCGAAGATAA
- a CDS encoding DUF4178 domain-containing protein translates to MSVWKRIKGILTKPEPPQAEKTMLQLAPGDICEVSLVTYEVVGRVQNRARNAVVLTLQDGTAFRYLHIEERELTRYALYTPIDGRLDTPDEVPTLLDLDGRAYHLEEEYGGMVSTAGRTPYGQAGEQLVWQYQSDDNMLLRVEWQDRRFTLYEGESILPADIKVIRSS, encoded by the coding sequence ATGAGTGTATGGAAACGAATTAAAGGAATACTAACAAAACCTGAACCACCGCAGGCAGAGAAAACGATGCTTCAGCTTGCACCTGGTGATATCTGTGAGGTTTCTCTGGTCACTTATGAAGTCGTTGGTCGGGTACAAAATCGTGCTCGAAATGCAGTTGTGCTCACGCTGCAGGATGGTACCGCATTTCGATATTTGCATATCGAAGAACGTGAACTCACACGTTACGCTCTATATACACCAATTGATGGCAGGCTTGATACACCTGATGAGGTGCCCACATTGCTGGATCTGGATGGACGCGCATATCATCTGGAGGAAGAGTATGGAGGCATGGTATCAACGGCAGGTAGAACTCCATATGGCCAGGCTGGAGAACAATTGGTATGGCAGTATCAGTCGGATGATAATATGCTTCTTCGGGTGGAGTGGCAAGACAGAAGATTTACACTGTATGAGGGTGAGTCCATTCTTCCTGCGGATATCAAAGTGATTCGTTCGAGCTAG
- a CDS encoding DUF350 domain-containing protein — protein sequence MDLNILAMLVWTVSGSVLLFVLMYIDSLFTKYKDFAEVKAGNMAVTTRMVMKLFAQGYVLATSISTAGHLGEALLVSVVSFIILLILESVVHFMIRKWANLDLDTGIQQGKTGYGLFSGALHIVGALIIAACL from the coding sequence ATGGATTTGAATATTTTGGCGATGCTGGTCTGGACAGTATCTGGTTCGGTTTTGCTGTTTGTTTTGATGTATATCGACTCACTGTTCACGAAATATAAGGATTTTGCTGAAGTTAAGGCTGGCAATATGGCCGTTACTACACGTATGGTTATGAAATTATTTGCACAAGGGTATGTACTCGCTACGTCCATTTCTACGGCTGGTCATCTTGGAGAAGCATTGTTGGTCTCCGTTGTATCCTTTATCATTTTGTTGATTCTGGAGAGTGTTGTACACTTTATGATTCGCAAATGGGCCAATCTGGATCTGGATACAGGAATTCAGCAAGGGAAGACAGGATACGGGTTGTTCTCTGGCGCTTTACATATCGTGGGCGCACTGATTATTGCAGCTTGTTTATAA
- a CDS encoding PspA/IM30 family protein, whose translation MSIFKRLRDLTMSNINAIIDKAEDPIKMTDQYIRDMQEDLEDAEKAVAQQIAIEKKFKQLFEEQEALVKKREEQAHTAARAQNLDLARRALEEKKVAEEKMVEYKTSYDQNKASADNLRGKLDEMRKQLTQMKNKRETLVARYNAAKAQTEINKALNGFGSDTASAGMKRMEEKMMQMEAQAEASNEMSSKGKSLDEEFEKLGKDQAVEDELAALMKQYDNKN comes from the coding sequence ATGTCCATTTTCAAACGTTTGCGTGATCTAACCATGTCTAACATCAACGCCATTATTGACAAAGCGGAAGATCCAATCAAGATGACGGACCAATATATCCGTGACATGCAAGAGGATCTGGAAGATGCGGAGAAAGCAGTAGCTCAACAGATCGCCATTGAGAAGAAATTCAAGCAGTTATTCGAAGAGCAGGAAGCTCTTGTGAAGAAACGTGAAGAGCAGGCGCATACGGCGGCACGTGCTCAGAATCTGGATTTGGCTCGGCGTGCCCTGGAAGAGAAAAAGGTTGCTGAAGAGAAGATGGTTGAGTACAAAACCAGCTATGACCAAAACAAGGCTTCTGCAGATAACCTGCGTGGCAAGCTCGACGAGATGCGTAAGCAACTGACTCAAATGAAGAACAAACGCGAAACATTGGTAGCCCGCTACAATGCAGCAAAAGCCCAAACGGAAATCAACAAAGCGTTGAATGGGTTTGGCTCCGATACTGCAAGTGCTGGTATGAAGCGTATGGAAGAGAAAATGATGCAGATGGAAGCACAGGCAGAAGCAAGCAACGAAATGTCTTCCAAAGGCAAGTCTTTGGATGAAGAGTTCGAGAAGTTGGGTAAAGATCAGGCTGTTGAAGATGAACTCGCAGCATTGATGAAACAGTACGATAATAAGAACTAA
- a CDS encoding polysaccharide deacetylase family protein, producing MRVRLIMLMVIVIFLGGYHAPVSSRDVSSPPSESVSGSDSAEEEQLTLGQLRQKYADTFKTNGPSTKKVALTFDDVPDPRFTPQVLDVLKKYNVRATFFIVGSRAEKHPDLVKRIVKEGHMVGNHSYNHPEFSKLSMNAFRKQILHTGDIIQRLAGYTPKMIRPPYGDINEEQLRWAAKQHYSIVNWNVDSLDWKGLSKEQVKDNILSAVKPGSIVLQHAGGGVGSNLNGTIEALPEIIEELQKRGYELVTLDEMLGLSKAKD from the coding sequence ATGCGCGTACGCCTCATTATGCTGATGGTTATCGTTATTTTTCTCGGAGGATATCATGCTCCAGTTTCATCGCGGGATGTTTCAAGCCCGCCAAGTGAATCCGTATCAGGTTCGGATTCTGCGGAAGAAGAACAACTGACATTGGGACAGTTACGTCAAAAATATGCCGATACGTTCAAAACGAATGGTCCTTCAACCAAGAAGGTTGCACTGACTTTTGATGATGTACCTGACCCACGGTTTACTCCACAAGTACTGGATGTATTGAAGAAATACAATGTCAGAGCTACATTCTTCATCGTGGGTAGTCGTGCTGAGAAACATCCGGATCTGGTGAAACGCATCGTTAAGGAAGGGCACATGGTTGGTAATCACAGCTACAATCATCCTGAATTCAGTAAGCTGTCGATGAATGCCTTTCGTAAACAAATTCTACATACCGGAGATATTATTCAACGTTTGGCGGGATATACGCCCAAGATGATTCGACCGCCTTATGGAGACATTAATGAAGAACAGCTGAGATGGGCTGCCAAACAACACTATAGCATTGTGAACTGGAACGTAGACTCCCTGGACTGGAAAGGCCTTTCAAAGGAGCAGGTGAAAGATAACATCCTGTCTGCCGTAAAACCAGGCTCCATTGTTCTGCAACATGCTGGAGGCGGTGTAGGATCAAACCTGAACGGCACGATTGAGGCTTTGCCTGAAATCATTGAGGAATTGCAAAAGCGCGGATATGAACTCGTCACCTTGGACGAAATGCTGGGATTGTCAAAGGCCAAAGATTAA
- a CDS encoding 3D domain-containing protein produces the protein MINKKRIAKTAVALMTTAMLIQAVPAHADSVHVAKEGDTFYTLSKQYGVAMNTLVKANNDISPYNIYGGLKITIPGKANNVAAAATESKTQAKTVTTASLDVNADNKVVQAWGKTFDYSKAVNVKATAYSADPSENGGWGAVDYFGNDLELGTIAVDPSVIPLGTKVLVTGHSHPGLPKQAFVATARDVGGAIKGHRIDIFIPGSKQSVSTFGFQDIELYILK, from the coding sequence ATGATTAACAAGAAACGTATAGCCAAAACAGCAGTAGCATTAATGACAACAGCAATGCTTATTCAAGCCGTTCCGGCTCACGCCGATTCAGTTCATGTGGCCAAAGAAGGGGATACCTTCTACACCTTATCAAAACAATATGGAGTAGCAATGAACACATTGGTTAAAGCAAACAACGACATTTCACCTTACAATATTTATGGTGGTTTGAAAATTACGATTCCCGGTAAGGCAAACAATGTAGCTGCCGCGGCGACGGAGAGCAAGACCCAAGCCAAAACAGTTACCACAGCGAGCTTGGACGTTAATGCAGATAACAAAGTGGTTCAGGCCTGGGGTAAAACATTCGATTACAGCAAAGCTGTGAACGTAAAAGCAACGGCATACTCTGCAGATCCGTCTGAAAATGGAGGCTGGGGTGCAGTCGATTATTTCGGAAATGACCTTGAACTGGGTACGATTGCAGTTGATCCAAGTGTAATTCCACTCGGAACCAAAGTACTGGTAACGGGTCACAGCCATCCAGGATTGCCAAAACAGGCTTTTGTAGCCACCGCGCGTGATGTAGGCGGTGCAATCAAGGGTCACCGGATTGATATCTTTATCCCGGGTAGCAAACAGTCCGTAAGCACATTTGGATTTCAGGATATCGAGCTGTACATTCTGAAGTAG
- a CDS encoding amino acid ABC transporter ATP-binding protein → MIDVRQLHKSYGNNDVLKGINVTIGKGEVVVVIGPSGSGKSTFLRCLNLLEQPTSGEIDFEGVSITDPKHNINATREKMGMVFQHFNLFPHKTVQQNITIAPIKVKKQSTQEAEKIAADLLNTVGLYDKKDTFPNQLSGGQKQRIAIARALAMQPHVMLFDEPTSALDPEMVGEVLDVMKRLAEGGMTMVIVTHEMGFAREVGDRILFMDGGVIVEEGTPDEVFGAPKNSRTRDFLAKVL, encoded by the coding sequence GTGATAGACGTTAGACAATTACACAAATCTTATGGAAATAACGATGTGCTTAAGGGCATTAATGTGACGATTGGCAAAGGTGAGGTTGTCGTGGTCATCGGCCCTTCCGGTTCAGGTAAAAGTACTTTTTTGCGTTGTCTGAACCTCTTGGAACAACCTACATCAGGTGAAATCGATTTTGAAGGTGTGTCAATTACGGACCCCAAGCACAACATTAATGCAACTCGGGAAAAAATGGGTATGGTGTTCCAGCATTTCAACCTGTTCCCACACAAAACGGTACAGCAAAACATCACGATTGCTCCGATTAAAGTGAAGAAACAATCCACGCAGGAAGCGGAGAAAATTGCTGCTGATCTGCTTAACACTGTGGGCTTGTATGATAAAAAAGATACATTCCCGAATCAGCTGTCTGGTGGACAGAAGCAGCGGATCGCCATTGCAAGAGCATTGGCCATGCAGCCGCATGTCATGCTGTTTGACGAGCCTACTTCGGCATTGGACCCCGAGATGGTCGGTGAAGTGTTGGATGTCATGAAACGTCTTGCAGAAGGCGGGATGACCATGGTCATCGTGACACATGAGATGGGTTTTGCACGTGAAGTGGGAGACCGGATCCTGTTCATGGATGGCGGGGTTATTGTAGAAGAGGGAACACCAGATGAGGTATTTGGAGCACCGAAAAATTCACGTACACGTGATTTTCTTGCGAAAGTACTCTAA